In Paenibacillus sp. FSL M7-0420, a single genomic region encodes these proteins:
- a CDS encoding Glu/Leu/Phe/Val family dehydrogenase: MELFAAMEREDYEEVLFCQDKASGLKAIIAIHDTTLGPALGGTRMWTYATEEEALVDALRLAKGMTYKNAVAGLNLGGGKTVIIGDPHTDKNEAMFRAFGRYIQGLNGRYITAEDVGTTEEDMDIIHQETDFVTGISASYGSSGNPSPATAFGVYQGMKAAAKAAFGSDSLAGRTVAVQGVGNVSFTLCKYLHEEGARLLVADIHREAVNRAVEAYGATAVDPGEIIGADCDIYAPCALGATINDESLPQLRAKVIAGAANNQLKEPRHGDALHQMGIVYAPDYVINAGGVINIADELNGYHKERAYKQIARIYDSITRVLEISRLKGIPAYAAADQLAEERISLLRNSRSTFLRNGQHALSRR, encoded by the coding sequence ATGGAATTGTTTGCGGCGATGGAGCGGGAGGATTACGAGGAAGTACTGTTTTGTCAGGATAAGGCATCAGGGCTTAAGGCGATTATTGCGATTCACGACACCACGCTGGGACCGGCGCTGGGCGGAACGAGAATGTGGACTTATGCAACGGAGGAGGAGGCGCTTGTTGACGCTCTTCGTCTGGCTAAAGGCATGACGTATAAGAATGCGGTGGCCGGACTTAATCTGGGCGGCGGCAAGACGGTCATTATCGGCGATCCGCACACAGACAAGAACGAAGCGATGTTCCGCGCCTTCGGCAGATACATACAGGGCTTGAACGGCCGTTACATTACAGCAGAGGATGTAGGCACTACGGAAGAGGATATGGATATCATCCACCAGGAGACCGACTTCGTTACCGGAATATCGGCTTCCTACGGCTCGTCCGGCAACCCCTCACCGGCTACAGCCTTCGGGGTATATCAAGGCATGAAGGCCGCAGCGAAGGCTGCCTTCGGCAGTGATTCCCTGGCTGGCAGAACCGTCGCCGTGCAGGGGGTTGGCAATGTCTCCTTTACACTATGCAAGTATCTGCATGAAGAAGGCGCACGCCTGCTGGTTGCAGACATTCATAGAGAGGCAGTGAACCGGGCCGTGGAGGCTTACGGGGCAACCGCCGTAGACCCGGGCGAAATTATTGGAGCAGATTGTGATATCTATGCACCATGTGCGCTCGGTGCCACCATTAATGATGAGTCTCTGCCGCAGCTTAGAGCCAAGGTGATTGCAGGGGCTGCCAATAATCAGCTCAAGGAGCCGCGTCACGGGGATGCGCTGCACCAGATGGGGATTGTCTACGCACCGGACTATGTAATTAACGCCGGGGGCGTTATTAATATTGCCGATGAATTGAACGGTTACCACAAGGAGCGGGCGTACAAGCAGATCGCCCGAATCTATGACAGCATCACCCGTGTGCTGGAGATCTCCCGCCTGAAGGGGATTCCGGCTTATGCGGCTGCGGATCAGCTTGCAGAAGAACGGATATCCCTGCTGCGCAACAGCCGCAGCACCTTCCTGCGGAACGGGCAGCACGCCCTTAGCCGGAGATAA
- a CDS encoding DUF898 family protein, translating to MGALHMNPAAMNYGSRESYFDGKLIEYIGWCLVGWLVTVCTFGICYPWSVVMLYRWKVEHTVVEGQRLRFDGTAVSLFGQWIKWFLLTLITLGIYGFWVVIKLEQWRTKHTHFQ from the coding sequence ATGGGAGCACTGCATATGAATCCGGCAGCGATGAATTATGGAAGCAGGGAATCTTATTTTGACGGGAAGCTTATTGAGTACATTGGCTGGTGTCTGGTAGGCTGGCTGGTTACGGTCTGTACCTTCGGCATCTGCTATCCCTGGTCAGTAGTCATGCTCTACCGCTGGAAGGTCGAGCATACCGTGGTGGAGGGGCAGCGCCTGCGGTTCGACGGTACAGCCGTAAGTCTGTTCGGACAATGGATCAAATGGTTCCTGCTGACGCTGATTACGCTCGGAATCTACGGCTTCTGGGTGGTCATTAAGCTGGAGCAGTGGAGAACGAAGCACACCCACTTCCAATAA
- a CDS encoding pirin family protein, which yields MITIYPAASAHQFDHGWLKGSHVFSFGDFYDPDNTAFGPMRVCNDDTIAPGKGFGAHPHSDMEIVSIVLSGVLRHEDNLGNVAQTSFGGIQRMSAGTGAIHTEHNPSDSEPVRLLQLWFMPRNRGTAPSYATGRFDPAKLEGRLLPVVAAEASEEIVGIAQDMTIYLGKAEAGGQLNFRQEPGRRSFVYLVEGQLTLNGNDVLKPGDSARIEDTAQLELKADEHILVMVIDLP from the coding sequence TTGATTACAATCTATCCAGCTGCGTCTGCGCACCAGTTCGATCACGGCTGGCTGAAGGGCAGTCATGTCTTCTCCTTCGGGGATTTCTACGATCCGGACAACACGGCCTTTGGGCCGATGCGTGTCTGTAACGATGATACGATCGCTCCGGGAAAAGGCTTCGGCGCCCATCCGCACAGTGACATGGAGATTGTCTCGATTGTGCTGTCCGGCGTGCTTCGTCATGAGGACAACCTCGGTAATGTCGCGCAGACGTCCTTCGGCGGCATCCAGCGGATGTCGGCCGGGACCGGCGCGATTCATACGGAGCATAACCCTTCGGACAGTGAGCCGGTCCGCCTGCTTCAGCTGTGGTTCATGCCCCGGAACCGGGGGACAGCTCCCTCCTATGCAACCGGACGCTTCGATCCGGCCAAGCTTGAAGGACGCTTGCTTCCGGTAGTAGCGGCTGAAGCGTCGGAGGAGATTGTTGGTATAGCCCAGGATATGACGATTTATCTGGGGAAGGCCGAGGCGGGAGGGCAACTGAATTTCCGGCAGGAGCCGGGGCGGCGCAGCTTTGTATATCTGGTAGAAGGGCAGCTTACCCTGAACGGGAATGATGTGCTGAAGCCGGGCGATTCGGCAAGAATCGAGGACACAGCGCAGCTGGAGCTGAAGGCGGATGAGCATATACTGGTCATGGTGATTGATCTGCCGTAA